Proteins encoded by one window of Blautia faecicola:
- a CDS encoding CBM96 family carbohydrate-binding protein, which translates to MRRIKNSRSLRRRGFGLFMTLAVAVTSLPFHVLAAEAGEVPEVTSAVGRPSVHDYGKSGDDPTTAEDESAIVYNDDVRKSAQYQESTKYELKANGTPVSVYKYQKQSAPGKYYHMDVARFSSDDAEPVFEVTLKDGSTIDSVVAYPERYYPQDAFTISEDKKTVTFQMSEGLRYCILNINGTQNDVNGKPQLAIINDPTEVKPNLSGNNVLNFKEFSEQYLEEHPITDTVGEKCRDAGSVTDTSLNNGTEYTWEYGEGVYEEYQSKGVTFPNKRARLSYDVSDAFQAALEKVRNSENLDTIYFPAGTYVWSGLSIKDWDGNGADGALTIYTDEDALMVNRLQECQEAMEPAIGIWNSSNITISGRGIYDGQGTYICTTDSIDADKSGHQGGCMLVHSQNITFNDTYVRDAKQWNWECHTVQNITYNNIKGLTPFQHSWVDGLDLTSGKNITVNGAITMGNDDTFAAGHFNPSDGFPNSALKGKNLSALTDTEKNIAAAAGIYNNDRLQWDQDDSENCTVNNTLGWSTFANAVRLGHNTRWKENGGSYQMKSYTFNNMNTVHVTGWSPNGGGGALSIQNGTSGCTPNYESLVFNNCSFADNGENNLRFPNTTNLTNFHPEEVTVRDCWFNDADSPLEFRNIKNVTIENLHLGGKLIEYTSQLSKLTVENVDNFTFTANGMPLKDNELPVITAPAESLQAYAGNPLIFYLQAEDADGDEVTIHEADVSAMDGAVFDSTTGKFSWTPSEDEIGKSYKVTFAVSDYTEQQVKRTVKIEVGSPTNSAMSFPVAEDAHVQSWKGEKESNYGTTRYLSTVLIPNSGLMSEDFTNTNTGDGTDGKIIYLKFNLDKIREKEGLYNKAELMLTYIIRRRNANEDATNSIRVAAVEDADWSADTITWNTKPTFAETLTEENTSVSEEFHMGTAGQDKPSGDNQAINGAKVKVDITDFVTDAIKAGKDALTLAVCETSGTEVYFVSSEGAAAFKNATADMAPSILLNLPVAIDLEGPSGMTITEGYETTESSSFALKGTGPFEVTLSCENGDGKITWNEETQQIQIEKGLADGTYQVTLKVKNAAGDEKTAEFTVTVLDNPEITDTPSVDKTKLQDLYNEKKDLTQGNYTDNTWASFTQALKAAEEVLKNENATEEEVATAMNNLQNASEGLVAIEVNKASLKKAVTMVQEIINGDQAFTEESWNNLLNSYNVATEVLNNENASQQEVDDAWRNLILAYADLENGVQKTGLQMAINNAETLLADPDTTADYTGESIQAVQEALTKAKEVLNTEYEDVEAGQAAVNEATTSLITAVTQMLQKDYGRLQDLIDQAENILEKSDKFTPDSTGILQNAVDEAKHVIEQKLDTADINQAYEKLMEAMTGIQLRANKAELEAVLAKAKEILDNADKYLDTTLEGLQDAYNSAAKVDADDNAVQEVVDRVLETLTKECMEARILGDVDLNGTVDSADSALLLKYNAELTELTEEQCLVGDVNRDGVSDTADASAILELVSEKITVF; encoded by the coding sequence ATGAGAAGAATCAAAAACAGCAGAAGCTTACGGCGCAGAGGGTTTGGCCTTTTCATGACATTGGCTGTGGCAGTTACATCGTTACCTTTTCATGTGTTGGCAGCAGAAGCCGGGGAAGTACCGGAAGTGACTTCTGCAGTTGGAAGACCCAGCGTTCATGATTACGGAAAATCTGGAGATGATCCTACAACGGCTGAAGATGAATCAGCAATTGTGTACAACGACGATGTACGGAAATCTGCCCAGTATCAGGAATCGACAAAGTATGAACTGAAAGCAAACGGAACGCCGGTGTCGGTATATAAGTACCAGAAACAGAGTGCACCAGGAAAATATTATCACATGGATGTGGCGAGATTCTCTTCAGATGATGCAGAGCCTGTATTTGAAGTGACGTTAAAAGACGGATCAACGATCGACAGTGTGGTTGCTTATCCTGAGAGATATTATCCGCAGGATGCTTTTACGATCAGTGAGGATAAAAAAACGGTTACTTTTCAGATGTCGGAAGGATTGCGATACTGTATTCTGAATATTAACGGTACGCAAAACGATGTAAACGGTAAACCACAGCTGGCAATTATCAATGATCCGACAGAAGTAAAGCCGAATCTCAGTGGGAATAATGTACTGAACTTTAAAGAATTTTCCGAACAGTATCTGGAAGAACATCCTATCACAGATACAGTTGGTGAAAAATGCAGAGATGCGGGTTCTGTAACAGATACTTCATTAAATAATGGAACAGAATATACCTGGGAATACGGCGAAGGAGTGTATGAAGAGTACCAGAGCAAAGGAGTTACTTTTCCAAATAAGCGTGCCCGGCTTTCTTATGATGTATCTGACGCTTTTCAGGCAGCTCTTGAGAAAGTCAGAAACAGTGAGAACCTGGATACCATTTATTTCCCGGCAGGAACTTATGTATGGTCAGGACTTTCCATTAAGGACTGGGATGGAAATGGAGCAGATGGTGCACTGACGATCTATACGGATGAAGATGCTTTGATGGTAAACCGTCTGCAGGAATGTCAGGAAGCAATGGAGCCTGCTATCGGAATCTGGAATTCCTCCAATATTACCATATCCGGACGGGGTATTTACGATGGACAGGGTACGTATATATGTACTACCGACAGCATTGATGCAGACAAATCCGGTCATCAGGGTGGATGTATGCTGGTACATTCTCAGAATATTACATTCAACGATACCTACGTGAGAGATGCCAAACAGTGGAACTGGGAATGCCATACTGTACAAAACATAACCTATAACAATATCAAAGGGTTAACACCATTCCAGCATTCATGGGTTGACGGTCTTGATCTGACAAGTGGAAAGAATATTACGGTAAATGGTGCCATCACTATGGGAAATGATGACACGTTTGCAGCCGGTCATTTCAACCCCAGTGACGGTTTTCCAAATAGTGCACTGAAAGGAAAGAATTTATCAGCATTAACAGATACAGAAAAAAATATTGCGGCAGCAGCCGGTATTTATAATAATGACAGGTTACAGTGGGATCAGGATGATTCTGAAAACTGTACGGTTAATAATACACTGGGCTGGAGTACTTTTGCCAATGCGGTCCGCCTTGGTCATAATACCAGGTGGAAAGAGAATGGCGGAAGCTACCAGATGAAGAGTTATACGTTCAATAACATGAATACGGTTCACGTGACCGGCTGGAGTCCGAATGGTGGCGGCGGTGCACTGAGTATTCAGAATGGTACGAGTGGATGCACCCCTAATTATGAGAGCCTTGTATTTAACAACTGTTCCTTTGCAGATAATGGAGAAAATAATCTCAGATTCCCTAATACGACAAATCTGACGAATTTCCATCCGGAAGAAGTAACAGTAAGAGACTGCTGGTTTAACGATGCGGACTCCCCTCTGGAATTTCGTAATATTAAAAATGTTACAATCGAAAATCTTCATCTTGGCGGAAAACTGATCGAATATACAAGCCAGCTGAGTAAACTTACGGTTGAAAATGTTGATAACTTTACATTCACGGCAAATGGTATGCCGCTAAAAGATAATGAACTTCCGGTTATCACAGCTCCGGCGGAAAGTCTGCAGGCTTATGCGGGAAATCCACTGATCTTCTATCTTCAGGCAGAAGATGCCGATGGAGATGAGGTGACGATTCATGAAGCGGATGTAAGTGCTATGGACGGAGCCGTTTTTGACAGTACAACAGGTAAATTCAGCTGGACACCATCCGAGGATGAAATCGGAAAATCATATAAAGTAACCTTTGCGGTGTCCGATTATACAGAACAGCAGGTGAAACGTACCGTCAAAATTGAAGTTGGTTCTCCGACAAACAGTGCAATGAGCTTTCCTGTTGCAGAAGATGCACATGTGCAGAGCTGGAAGGGTGAAAAAGAAAGTAATTACGGAACAACCAGATATCTCTCAACGGTTCTGATTCCGAACAGTGGTCTGATGAGTGAAGATTTCACCAATACAAATACCGGTGACGGAACTGATGGAAAAATTATTTATCTGAAATTTAATCTGGATAAAATAAGAGAAAAAGAAGGTCTGTATAATAAAGCAGAACTGATGCTGACTTACATAATCAGGAGAAGGAATGCGAATGAGGATGCAACAAACAGTATAAGAGTTGCTGCGGTTGAGGATGCCGACTGGAGTGCAGACACCATTACATGGAACACAAAACCGACGTTTGCAGAAACTTTGACAGAAGAGAATACAAGCGTGTCCGAAGAATTTCATATGGGAACAGCAGGGCAGGATAAGCCATCCGGTGATAATCAGGCAATCAACGGTGCAAAAGTAAAAGTTGATATTACTGATTTTGTTACGGATGCTATAAAAGCAGGGAAAGATGCTCTTACACTGGCAGTATGTGAAACCAGCGGAACGGAAGTATATTTTGTGAGCAGCGAAGGTGCAGCAGCTTTTAAGAATGCAACTGCAGATATGGCACCGTCTATTCTGCTGAATCTTCCGGTTGCGATTGACCTCGAAGGTCCTTCCGGTATGACGATTACAGAAGGATATGAAACTACAGAAAGCAGCAGTTTTGCACTGAAAGGAACAGGACCTTTTGAGGTAACTCTTTCCTGTGAAAACGGAGACGGTAAAATTACCTGGAATGAAGAAACACAGCAGATTCAGATTGAAAAAGGACTTGCCGATGGAACCTATCAGGTAACACTTAAGGTTAAAAATGCAGCCGGAGATGAAAAAACTGCAGAATTTACCGTTACTGTTCTTGATAATCCTGAAATTACGGATACACCTTCTGTTGACAAGACCAAACTACAGGATCTTTATAATGAGAAAAAAGATCTGACACAGGGAAACTATACGGATAATACCTGGGCATCATTTACACAGGCACTGAAAGCAGCAGAAGAAGTTCTGAAAAATGAAAATGCGACCGAAGAAGAGGTGGCAACAGCAATGAATAATCTGCAGAACGCATCTGAGGGACTGGTTGCCATTGAAGTGAATAAAGCAAGTCTCAAAAAAGCAGTAACAATGGTTCAGGAAATTATAAACGGTGATCAGGCATTTACTGAAGAAAGCTGGAATAACCTGTTGAATTCATATAATGTGGCAACAGAAGTATTAAACAATGAAAATGCTTCGCAGCAGGAAGTAGATGATGCATGGCGCAATCTGATTCTTGCATACGCTGATCTGGAAAACGGTGTGCAAAAGACCGGCCTTCAGATGGCAATCAATAATGCGGAAACACTGCTGGCAGACCCGGATACGACAGCTGATTATACAGGAGAGAGTATTCAGGCAGTACAGGAAGCACTGACAAAAGCAAAAGAAGTACTGAACACGGAATATGAAGATGTGGAAGCAGGGCAGGCAGCTGTAAATGAAGCAACGACGAGTCTGATCACAGCGGTTACACAGATGCTTCAGAAAGATTATGGACGATTGCAGGATCTCATTGATCAGGCGGAAAATATACTGGAAAAATCTGATAAATTCACACCGGATTCCACCGGGATACTTCAGAATGCGGTGGATGAGGCAAAACATGTTATTGAACAGAAACTGGATACGGCGGATATCAACCAGGCATATGAAAAGCTGATGGAGGCCATGACTGGTATCCAGCTAAGAGCAAACAAGGCAGAACTGGAAGCCGTACTTGCAAAAGCAAAAGAAATTCTGGACAATGCGGATAAATATCTGGATACAACGCTGGAAGGACTTCAGGATGCATATAACAGTGCAGCGAAAGTCGATGCGGATGATAACGCAGTTCAGGAAGTGGTGGATCGTGTACTGGAAACCTTAACGAAGGAATGTATGGAAGCAAGAATACTTGGAGATGTTGATCTGAATGGAACTGTGGATTCGGCTGACAGTGCATTGCTGCTGAAATACAATGCGGAGTTGACGGAGCTGACCGAAGAACAATGTCTGGTTGGTGATGTGAACAGAGATGGTGTAAGCGATACAGCGGATGCTTCTGCTATTCTGGAACTGGTTTCTGAAAAAATAACTGTATTTTAA